Within the Senegalia massiliensis genome, the region CTGAATCGGTATCAACAAATATTTTAATATCTAATAAATCTCTAATTCTTTCATCTTCTAATATCATTATTCCTTCTACAATAATGATATCTCTACTTTCAACTCTTATAGTAGTATTTTTTCTATTATGTTTTTCAAAATCATAAATAGGTTTCTCAATCGTGTTTTTATTCATTAAACTTTGTAAATGTTCTATAAAAAGATCATTATCAAATGCTAATGGATGGTCATAATTAGTTTTTGTTCTTTCATTAAAGTTTAAATGGCTTTGATCTTTATAATACGAGTCTTGCTCTATTATTAAAATATTTTCTTTAGGAAGCGAATTAAATATTGCTTGAGCTACTGTACTTTTACCTGAACCAGTTCCACCAGTTATTCCTATTAATATGGGTCTATTCAAATGTCTCATTCCTCTCTAGCTTTTCTTATCATATCCCATTTTTCTACGGGCTTATCAACCTTTATTTTAAATATTTGTTTTGCACGTGGTGCTACATCAATTTCTTTTCCATCTTCATCAAACATTTTAGTGATTTCTTGAGTATAAAAATCTTTATTAGGACCAAAAATTTCAATTTTATCATTTTTAAATACTCTGTTTCTTTGTTCAACAGTTGCAAGTTTATTTTCTTTATCATAATCTAAAATCAAACCTATAAAATCATAATTTCTTATATAAGAACTAGATCCGTATAATTGATCTTCACTATCAGGTTTATCAAAATAAAAACCTGTAGTAAAATCCCTATAACTTGCTTTTTTAATTTCATTTAACCATTCTTTATTGTATTTATAATTTTTAGGATCTTTTAAATAAGCATCAATTGCCATCCTATATGACCTTATAACTGTAGCTACATAGTATGAGCTCTTCATACGCCCTTCTATTTTAAGGCTTTTTACTCCTGAATCTATAAGCTTTGGAAGATGTTCTATCATACATAAATCTTTTGAATTAAATATATATGTGCCTTTCTCATCTTCATAAACTGGATAATATTCTCCTGGCCTTTTTTCTTCAACTAAGTTATATTTCCAACGACATGCTTGTGCACATTCACCTCTATTGGCATCTCTTCCAACCATATAGTTACTAAGTAAACACCTTCCAGAATATGAAATACACATTGCTCCATGAACAAAAGCTTCTATCTCAAGAGTATCTGGAGTATTATTTTTTATATTTTCTATTTCTTCAAGAGACAATTCTCTTGCAACTACAATTCTTTTTACTCCTTGTTGATGCCAAAAATTAGCTGTACTATAATTAGTTGTATTAGCTTGGGTACTCAAATGTATTTCCATATTAGGTACAACTTTTTTTACAATTGAAAAAACTCCAGGATCAGCTACTATGAAAGCATCTACATTTGCTTTTTCTAAATCTAATATATATTTTTCTAAACCTTCTAAATCCTCATTATGGGGAATAATATTTAGTGTTATATATACTTTTTTACCTCTTTCATGTGCATATTGCACTCCAGATTTTATCTCATCTATAGAGAAGTTTTTGGCTTTAGCTCTAAGACCAAATTCTTCTCCTCCTAAGTATACTGCATCAGCACCATAATTTATTGCCATTTTTAATTTTTCTAAATCTCCTGCTGGTGCTAATAATTCAATATATTTCATTTATTTTCACTCTCCTTATATGATAAAGCAACCCCATCTCCAATTGGTATAATACTTGTTGTAAGTTCTGAATGATTAGATATATGATCTAAATATTCTCTCATTCTTGTTACTATTGTCTTTTTTCTTCTAACAACTAAATCATCATTTGCTACCATACCTTTAAAAAGCACATTATCAGACAAGATTATACCTTTATCTTCAAGCATATTTATACAATAAGGTAAAAACTCCATATACTTTCCTTTAGCTGCATCTATAAATATAAAATCAAACTTTTTATTTAACTTAGGTAGTATATCTTTTGCTTCACCATGTTTTATTTCTATATTTTTGATTCCTGTCTTTTCAATATTTTTATTTGCAAGTTTAACCATATTTTCTTGCCTTTCTATAGTTATAATATTTCCTTCTTTTATACTAGTACTCATTACTATAGATGAATATCCTATTGCCGTACCTATCTCTAATATATTTTTAGAATCTTTTATTTTTAAAATAACTCTCATAAATTCAGCAACTTCTGGATGAATTATAGGTATATTATTCTCTTGGGCAAATTCTTCTAACTGAACCAAAAAACTCTCTCTTTTTGGTAATACACTTCTTATATAATCTTCTATATAATCTTTGTTTATATTACTCAAATAAATCTCTCCTCAATTCACACTAATAATACGTGGTCTATTATACCACGTATTATTAGCAAATAAAATTAAATTATTTTCCATTTTTAACTTTTAAAAATTCATTATAATCATCTGTAAAAAAGTGTTCTCCACTTCCATCCTTTTTTAATACATAAAATATATAATCAGTATTTTCCGGATTTAAACTAGCATTTATAGATTCTATTCCTGGTGAACATATAGGTCCAACTGGTAAACCTTTATTCTTATATGTATTATAAATAGAATCTACCTCTAAATCATCATATGTTAGCTTTTCTTTTCTATTTTCTAATGCATATTGTATAGTAGCATCAATTTGCAATGGCATGTCTATTTTTAATCTATTATAAATAACAGATGAAACTAAATTTCTATCTTTATCTACTTTTGCTTCTCGTTCTACTAATGAAGCTAATGTTATTAATTCATAGGTATTTAAATCTAGTGGAATTTCTTTATTTTTTATTATTTCATTATATTTATTATTAAATTCATCTAACATCCTTTTGATAATTTCATATTCTGTTGAGTCTTTATATACTTCATAAGTATTCGGATATAAATAACCTTCCATATTCATTTTTTCAGGTATGTCATTTAAAAATTTATATTCTTTTGAAAACTTTTCAATATCATAAGTTAAATCTATAAATTTATCTTTATTGATAATATTTTCATTTGCTAATTTTTCTGCTATTTCTTCAATAGTAAAACCTTCTGGAATTGTGAATTTAATTGTCCCTCCATCTTTTCCTCCTACAACTAACTTATTTAAAATTTCTTCAGGAGTCATGCTAGAATCAAATTCATAAAATCCAGCTTTAAGTTTTCCCTCTGTACCTTTTATACGAGATACTACTCTAAATACATTCTTATCTCTTATTAAGTTATTTTCTTTTAATATTTTAGCTATATCACTAGTAGTACTTCCAGATTGTATTTCAACTTTTACACTTTTTTGTTCTCCATCAGATGACACTGGTCGAGTATTTAGCTCATAATAATACTTTAATCCTCCTAAAACAATTATTAATATTACCACACTAATTATTAAAACTTTAACCATTTTATTCATTAATCTACCCCTCAATAATTTCTATTATATTAATTTAATTATATAATTTAAATATCTTTTTTACAAGATATTTAAAGAAAAGCGAAAATCAGTACTGATTTTCGCTTTTCTTTGAGCATAATACATTTATTTTAATATTTCTTTATAGACTAATCATAAATGGTACTAAAATTGGTACTGATGTTGAAAGTATAACTCCTGTTACAAATGAAATTATAGCAGTCTTTGGATTGGTAGCTTTTGCAATAATAGGCAAAGTAGTATCCATTGCAGTTGCACCAGATGGTGCTATTGCTTCTAAATCACCTATATATTTAGCTACTATTGGTATCAATATTAAAGCCAATATCTCCCTTACTACATTAGATAAAAATGATAATGTACTAAGCTCTGGAGAATAGTTTGCAAGCATCATAGATGATAATGTATACCATCCAAGACCTGCTCCTACAGCTCCTGATTCATTTACTGGAAATCCTAATAAGAATCCTGCTATTATAGCTCCAAAGACACTTCCTAATATAATCATAAAAGGTATTAATAAAATTTTAAATCCAATTTTTTTTATTTTCGTAAGTACGTCTATATTTATTCCTATATCTATACCTACAAAAAATAAAAGTATACATAAGCCTATATCTATAATGATATCAGAATGATTTATTATAAAATCAGGTTCAAGAAAAAAACCAACTAATATACCCCCAATTACAGATAATATAACCTTAATACTCATATCAAACTTCCCCCTCTTTTTCTTCTTCATCAGTCATATCATTCTTATTAAAAATAAAGCGTCTTATTATCATTACAAAACCAACACTTAGTGCGATTGAAAAAACAGAAAAAATAAAAGCTTGATATCCTAATGTGAAAAATGAAGATATTACTTCTTTGTCTCCACCGATTTTTATTCCCATTACAAACAATAATATTAAAATAGAAATTGATTGTATTGATATTAACTTGTCTAAAATATTCTTATGTACAAAATCTTTATATCCTATATATGCACCTACCAATATTATTGATAGATATAGTATAAGTCTTAAAGTCATAACACTCCCCCCAATTTATCTAAATTTACAGCCACAGCATAAGCTGTGACTGTAAAATTTATATTTCCATTATTATTGGTAATATCATAGGATTTCTCTTTATTTTTTGATATAAATAATTTCTTAAAGAATCCCTTACTCTAGATTTAAGAGTAGACCAATCTGTGATTTGATTTTTTTCACAATCTAATAAAACATTTCTAACTACATTTTTTGCTTCTACCATAAGATCTTCAGATTCTCTTACATATACAAATCCTCTAGAAACTAAATCTGGCCCTGAAACAACCTTT harbors:
- the mltG gene encoding endolytic transglycosylase MltG, with protein sequence MNKMVKVLIISVVILIIVLGGLKYYYELNTRPVSSDGEQKSVKVEIQSGSTTSDIAKILKENNLIRDKNVFRVVSRIKGTEGKLKAGFYEFDSSMTPEEILNKLVVGGKDGGTIKFTIPEGFTIEEIAEKLANENIINKDKFIDLTYDIEKFSKEYKFLNDIPEKMNMEGYLYPNTYEVYKDSTEYEIIKRMLDEFNNKYNEIIKNKEIPLDLNTYELITLASLVEREAKVDKDRNLVSSVIYNRLKIDMPLQIDATIQYALENRKEKLTYDDLEVDSIYNTYKNKGLPVGPICSPGIESINASLNPENTDYIFYVLKKDGSGEHFFTDDYNEFLKVKNGK
- a CDS encoding LysO family transporter; its protein translation is MTLRLILYLSIILVGAYIGYKDFVHKNILDKLISIQSISILILLFVMGIKIGGDKEVISSFFTLGYQAFIFSVFSIALSVGFVMIIRRFIFNKNDMTDEEEKEGEV
- a CDS encoding peptidase U32 family protein; protein product: MKYIELLAPAGDLEKLKMAINYGADAVYLGGEEFGLRAKAKNFSIDEIKSGVQYAHERGKKVYITLNIIPHNEDLEGLEKYILDLEKANVDAFIVADPGVFSIVKKVVPNMEIHLSTQANTTNYSTANFWHQQGVKRIVVARELSLEEIENIKNNTPDTLEIEAFVHGAMCISYSGRCLLSNYMVGRDANRGECAQACRWKYNLVEEKRPGEYYPVYEDEKGTYIFNSKDLCMIEHLPKLIDSGVKSLKIEGRMKSSYYVATVIRSYRMAIDAYLKDPKNYKYNKEWLNEIKKASYRDFTTGFYFDKPDSEDQLYGSSSYIRNYDFIGLILDYDKENKLATVEQRNRVFKNDKIEIFGPNKDFYTQEITKMFDEDGKEIDVAPRAKQIFKIKVDKPVEKWDMIRKAREE
- a CDS encoding lysine exporter LysO family protein, whose translation is MSIKVILSVIGGILVGFFLEPDFIINHSDIIIDIGLCILLFFVGIDIGINIDVLTKIKKIGFKILLIPFMIILGSVFGAIIAGFLLGFPVNESGAVGAGLGWYTLSSMMLANYSPELSTLSFLSNVVREILALILIPIVAKYIGDLEAIAPSGATAMDTTLPIIAKATNPKTAIISFVTGVILSTSVPILVPFMISL
- the udk gene encoding uridine kinase, with product MNRPILIGITGGTGSGKSTVAQAIFNSLPKENILIIEQDSYYKDQSHLNFNERTKTNYDHPLAFDNDLFIEHLQSLMNKNTIEKPIYDFEKHNRKNTTIRVESRDIIIVEGIMILEDERIRDLLDIKIFVDTDSDVRIIRRILRDITDRGRTLESVIDQYLTTVRPAHLQFIEPSKRYADIIIPEGGYNKVAIDLMVTKVKAIVSEKQEK
- a CDS encoding O-methyltransferase; this encodes MSNINKDYIEDYIRSVLPKRESFLVQLEEFAQENNIPIIHPEVAEFMRVILKIKDSKNILEIGTAIGYSSIVMSTSIKEGNIITIERQENMVKLANKNIEKTGIKNIEIKHGEAKDILPKLNKKFDFIFIDAAKGKYMEFLPYCINMLEDKGIILSDNVLFKGMVANDDLVVRRKKTIVTRMREYLDHISNHSELTTSIIPIGDGVALSYKESENK